In Magnolia sinica isolate HGM2019 chromosome 16, MsV1, whole genome shotgun sequence, the genomic window CATTGCCGAAGGTGGACGGCCTACCTAAAGGCGCTGTGGCCACTGTCGATATCCTCCATGGAAGTGACGAGTACTTAAAGAAGGCCTTCGATCTCTCCTACGTACCCCACCTTCAAGCAGTTCATTACCGAAGAATCGCCGGACTGGATAGTCCATGACGTCTTCCCAAGTTGGGTGGGCAATGTTGCAAGTGAATTCAAAGTACCTTGTGTCTTCTTCTCTATTTATTCAGCTACCGTGATTGCATTCTTTGGGCCGATCAAAGACGGCCTAAGGAAAATGTGGCCATCACCAGAAAGCCTGGCGTCCCCGCCTGAGTGGTTTGAACTCGATTCGTCCGTTGCTGTTCCGTCCCATGAGACCGCTGGCTTCTACCGTGGGATTTTCAGCCCAGATGCATCCGGCTTCTCGATTTTGGATCGTTTGGTGCTAGCACTCCAACGGTGTTCTGCAATGGCAATTCGGAGTTGCAATGAGTTCCAAGTGGAGTCCTTGGGCTTACTCAAGAAATTGCACAAGAGACCGGTCATTCCAATTGGATTACTTCCACCAACGCCACTAGAGAAGAGAGAAACGACCGACCCCAAGTGGGTAAACACACTCCAATGGCTCGATGAACAACCCACCAGATCGGTGCTGTTCGTTTGCTTCGGGAGTGAGTGTAAATTGAAAAGAGATCAAGTGTTTGAGATTGCCCATGGCGTTCAACTATCCAATTTGCCATTTATATGGGCCCTCAGTACTCCCATATGGGCAACCAACGACATCGTTACCCTTCCGCCGGGATTCGAGAGCCAGATTGGCAGTCGTGGGTCGTCTATATGGGTTGGGCCCCTCAGTTGGAGATACTGGCCCACCCTTCCATCGGCGGATCTTTGTTTCACTCTGGGTGGGCGTCCACCATCGAGACCATCCATTATGGGCATGCTCTAATCATCTTGCCACTTGCGAATGTCCATTCATTGGATGCGAAGATGTTGGTGGACAAGGGTCTGGCTATAAAAGTTGAGATAAACGAAGATGGGTCCTTCCACAGGGATGCAGTCGTGCGGTCGCTGAGGCGGGCCACGGTCAAAGAGGATGGAGAAAGATTTAGGCTTAAATCGATAGAAACGAAGGCCATTTTCAGTGATCAGACACTCCATCAAAACTATATGAATGAATTTATCAACTTCCTCAAAAGCTCCAACTGATCTGAAATAAAATGTAAAGATGTGGCTGTTAGCATTCCGAATCTTTATATGATATGATTTGTATTCTTAGGGAACTTTCCCATTGAGTGTGAAATTCGTTCTGTAGGATCATGGTTGCTCTAATACAGCCGTTGATCTTATGGCCCCATCATTGGTGAATAATGGGGGCTGGATATTGGCCTTTTTCCATCatggtgggtggatccctggctatgaggcccaccttgatgtacgtgccttacatccacactttccatccgtTGATCATTCTGGTGGCCGACAGTCTTGGTGGATCTCTTGTGCCCCACATGTGGAGAATACAGCGGGGAGGGATATTTGCTACTTTCGGTATTCAAACACTTCACCTTTCACTTCGATGCCATGTTAGACCCCACGGTCTTTAAAAGCTCACCACTTTTTCTAAAAGCTTGCTGTTCGAGGATGTGTATTAATACATATAAAGGATCTTTAACACTAGAACACCACATGACATATGTGCCATTGTACATTTTCAAGTatccacatgtgtcacatgtgcttaTCTAGAGCATGCATATGACTACTGAAAATCATTTCCAAACAAAATCTTGCCATGGCATGTGCTGTTGCCCATCTACGGCATCCAACGTGCTATATTGCTAATTTAGCATGTTGTTGCTCAAATCTTATCGATCCCACATTACCTCTTATGAGCTTACCTGCAAATGAATGAAGAATAAGAAGACACGTACTAGGGGCGCCAATTGTGGCTAGGGACCCTCTTGATGCCTAAGTCATGGGTATGAACTCACAATATATATAATAGAATCGAGATAGTTGTGTGTACATTTCTCTTGAacatggtgatgtatttataggttaGTCAGGTAATTTGCATATCCGAGTAGATTTGTTAGATATGTTGGAGAGGCTTATACAAGAGTTACAATCTGTTCTCGAATATTTCTCCAATTATGCCTCGATTGGCATGATCTTTAGTTGAGACTTCACTAAGGAATCCCGtccatatatggtgcatgattctctcTAGACATTTTCTTTCTCAGCTTGAGGTCAAGGTCAGTATCCAACCTTGAGATTGAGGTCGAGGTCATCGTTTGAAGTCAAGGTCAAGGTCGGTATCCAGGGTCGAGATCGGTGCTTGTAGTCGAGATCTGTAGGTTTGCTGATGAGTCTTATTTCCAAATCGGTTTAATTGTTTCAGCTTGGTCACTGAGTCTCTCTGCTCAACTCATTTTTttatggggttttcctcctcagttcaggggAGAGACAGTGCAGCGGGTTGAAATTTTAAAGTGTTTTACCGCCCTGCTTCGACCTGTCGAgtggtctgctcgaccggtcgtgggtggtgctcaaccagtcgagtggggctcgactcaaagtccagcgaccatttGATGTTTTTCTCcaaggtgctcgactagtcatgggtggtgctcgaccagtcgagcttatgcAGATTTGAGTCTAGATCTTATGCAGACTGTGGAAATCTGAGGCCTTTCACAACAGGATGCGGAAGGaagtttcctaaattataaataggagtccctagggcttttctagggtatgaaaaAAAGAATataagagagtttcctaaagctttgcaagggtttgctaaagggtttaaggctatcaaaggtgtgagagaaagagagaaagaaagagagaaagcttgtggaatggaggtTATGCTTGTAGAGGTGATTTACTATGCAATCGACATCTTAACGCTTCTATGTCCTCATGATCAGTGAGATCtttctgttttttattttattttcttactgTTTATCCGCTCCTGCGTGAGTGATGAAGGTTTGATCATAGCACAgtatgcttgtgattggttgtaatgTTCTGCTTGATAGTGGATTATTGATTTGAATGAGGTCTCGttatttttacctctttgagggtttttcacttaaaaatctcttgtgtggtgtggtttatgctttgatttatttcattactttattatctcataattctggtttatcttgggaggctagatcctaaggttttatgcaagGCCCCTAACAAAGTAGTATTAGAGCTACGTTCATTGAACGGGTAGAATCGATTTGGAATTATGGAAGGTGAATCATCAaggataatcagcctcaatggttctaactggaccatatggaaggctaagatggaggacttgctttattacaaggacttatattctccaattttaggcatatcagcaaaatccaaggatatgtctgatgatgattgaaaAAAGTTGGACCGGAAAGTGgcggggtttattagacaatggttggatgattttgtgttccaccatgtgtctacggagacctcagccactAGCCTATAGCTAAAAttagaagggctgtatgagaggaaaatagccgataataagatttttctgataaggtgACTTGTGAATATCAAGTTTAAGGATagtagttttgtggccgagtacaTGAAtaaggtcagcaatatagtgaaccaactctctgCTTTGAAGATGGTCCTaaatgatgaattgcaggctttgttattgcttagtttATTGCTTAATAGTTGAGAGACATTGCTGGTGTCTCTAAGTtactccgcgccagacggaaagatatccatggaataggtaactagt contains:
- the LOC131228914 gene encoding UDP-glycosyltransferase 91C1-like, coding for MATPATTMSNLFERFRRFRPPTFAGTYRPEEAEYWLNRVTKLLQPLHCSKAESVEFLSYLFKKEADLWWEATVIAFFGPIKDGLRKMWPSPESLASPPEWFELDSSVAVPSHETAGFYRGIFSPDASGFSILDRLVLALQRCSAMAIRSCNEFQVESLGLLKKLHKRPVIPIGLLPPTPLEKRETTDPKWYSHMGNQRHRYPSAGIREPDWQSWVVYMGWAPQLEILAHPSIGGSLFHSGWASTIETIHYGHALIILPLANVHSLDAKMLVDKGLAIKVEINEDGSFHRDAVVRSLRRATVKEDGERFRLKSIETKAIFSDQTLHQNYMNEFINFLKSSN